The genomic window GATTATGAAAGGGATTTTCCTTAGAAACAGGAATGGaaaaattcattttgattaactATTTGATAGCTAAGTAGTAATCTTCCATATTCTACCTATAATAACTTGACATATTTTTCTCGTGGTCCCCAGTCAGGGTAGGCTGAACACTGTCACAGTGATTACTTATAGTTAcagaattatcaaaataaatttgactaaTGCATCATTAATCTTTGATCCTTTGTGTTTCAATTTCCTGTTGGGCAGTTTTTTTCCAAGTCATAATTTCTTGCGCTGACTGCAGAAATCATTATAAAGTATCAGAATATTTTGACAGACCTCTTGTTAATTGACgtttaaaaaatgtttaaaacctcttACAATGAACACTACAAATTCATGTATTATTCTTGTATAGAAAGTCTTGAATGAActattttgaaataatgaaatatatatctcAGAGATTTTGAACAAAAGAGCAGTGACAGAATTTGTCATTGGGAATAATAAGCGGTTTTCATAGTTGCAGAAATCCACCAGTGCTGCCATATCTCTTGTGAAGTATTTCATGGCTTCGCCCAATAACACTACGATTAGCTCAGCTGTGAGGGAACTGGCTAATGTATCAGCAGAGGTAAGGGATGGGGTAGTTACAACAGGAAGCTATCAGTTGTAAAAATTAAGTTCGGTACCCTTACGAAGTTGTAGGGGAGCTTAGTAGCCCGTAAACCAAGACTACTCCTAatggatatgtatactgtataaccTATTGTTTACCATGTCATATTGCCATCTTTTATTTCACAGGAGGTTCATTGACTGTTAAGCCCCGCCCACATGGTCGaactttgctcgacgaactctgttcgatgtAACGCCAGAACGGGCTGAGTCAGAACTTCTCCCACTGTATCTGTgcttctgacatcacatcgagcaaagtttgtcaagcaaagctcgaccgtgtggacgaggCCTAAGTTACGATCTCATTTTCGATTCTTTGTCCTCAAAGTCACGACTACAAAACCTCTAGATTATCTGATGCGAAGTAAAGTAAGATTATCGTGCTAGCTTCCATTAAATGTCTGGTAAATGGTATGTTAACTTGGGAGTAAGAGCTGAGCATTATCtaaaaatattagttttctttgaATCACCTTTAACTTTCAGCATCAGTGTTAAGAGTCCCTTTCATTTTCCAGGATGAGCCTGATGTAACAGAGACACTGAATCGCATCATGGAAGACCCTACATGGGAGAATGTCTTAGAGGAAGCTGCTGTTGAGGGGTCATTTGAGGGTAGTCCTTCGTCCTTCCTGGCGAGTGGACACACCCAGCAAACACTTGGAAATTCTATAGTCCCTGTAGAGAATTCCGTTCATGTTGAGAACTTGATCGATCTGTTTACCGGAGAAGTaacaggagaggaggagaagaacagAATATGTGTAGCTACAGTGTCCAAGCAAGAATCACTGGAACAATGTTTCACAAGCTTGGTCAAAAATGTGGGAGTGGATGAGCAAAGAGTTGAGAAGCCAAAACTGCCTCAGGAGGATATTAAACGGGAGGTAACCTTTCCTTTATACCCATGGAGGAGGGTACCAAAACGACCAGACTTCACAAAAGGTGGCGTTGGAAACCCTGACTGCTTTCTTGGAATACCCAGCAGCCCTCAGGACGTTGGTGTCCATGAGGTGCCCACGTCTCCTCAGACTAACGGCCTTCATGAAGTACCCAGATGCCCTCGGGCTAATGAATCTCCACACAAAAGGAAAGACAGAGAAGAACATCTATCAGTCATCGGAATAAACAAACAAGTCATTAAAAGGGAAAGACTAGGGGAGAGTAGCTGGAGTTGTAAGCCTATTGAGTCAAACACTAACCCACCTGTGAAATCAGAGGCAGCAGTGATAAACTCTGCAAGTCTTTACCCAAATCTGCAGGAGTCCTTCAGTGAGGGCACAAGTTCAAGAGGATCCAGTCACGAACACCTGTTTTACTATGCTCTCGGGGGGTTTGAAAGCTCTACTGAAAGCTCTAGGGGCGAGAAACGAGAACGGTCCTGATGAGGAATTTGGGGAATAGGACAATCTGGACAATGGGACTGGTATAAATTCTAGATCAGGGGGTTTCCCAGCAATGGGACTCGAGGCATATGAACGAGTGATCAATATTGAAAAGGTATAAAAGGTAACCATCAAATAgatgttcctttgggactgtTATGCAACTATACGATATATATTTGCAAGCTCACATAAAGGGAGCGAATGATCAACCGTCGCAGGATGGCAAGTAGCTAAAATTGGTGCAACAGAAGGTGTTTATAAAACTCCAGTAGTTCTGCACAAAATGAGCTCGAAGGAGGAAGTTCAGCGGACTGCCAAGACCAGGAAATGAAATAAGAGTAATTCGTAGTTTTAAACCAGACTGAAAATGATGACGTCAGAGAAGAATGTCCATTTGAAAGTGAGCGAGTCATCTGGATAGAACGTCTGTAGATGGGTTGGACGACCAAGATATGGAAAGAAAACTGATAGCTTACTCGGGGGGAAAATTAAACTAGGAATTTTTTAGAGCTTTAGCTGTATATGACTATTTTAAAGACGAATGGCCTTCATACGGGGCAGTTGTATGTAAATTTTAATCCAGATTATACACTTCTTaggaattttatcaataaaaatgtCATTACAACTGATGTTAGGAAGACGAGAAGGCGTGGAAAGCCTTTCATTCTGAGATTTTGTGACAGTTACGTTTATGAGTTTAAATGCAGTTTTAATTTCTTATATGCAAAAAGTAAGTTCAGATTTTATTACAATTTGTTACCaaagaattgtttttttattactacaGATACATCTACAAGAATAACCTATTTCTATATACTTCTGAAACATAATTGGTCTTCAAGAGGTTTCGTACTTGTTATCTTaagtcattcaaaactatcttaaGCTTGTGCTGTGTTTACACCAAGCGGATCGATTCAATTcacgaagaatcaacacgattaatgatttatctttttacaccaagcgaatcgaatctATTCAATTGacgaagaatcaacacgattcatgattcgtcttgatccGCCACACTAATTTCAGTGTAACAGTTTCCACCGAGCGAATCGGCATGATTCGAATTGTCTCGACTCGCTTTGTCAACGGTTATACATTGAAATGAGTGgagcgaatcaagacgaatcatgattcgtgttgattcttcattaattgaatcgattcgattcgcttggtgcCAACGCAGCCTAAGAGGTTATTCCCTTAGAAAACAAGCTtccaagaagaaaaagtaaaacagaaaaagtaacaaaagttAAATCAACACAAATGAGCATCTCTACTGCCTCTGAAATCAAACGACAAGAATTACAAGCCTTGTGGACCCATCAACATGCAAATCTTCCACTTTGATTTATGTATTGACGATGACAGCAATTTGCCTTCACAGGTTAAGCTCATGGAAGcttgaggctttttttttttaattaaatccgCAAAATAATTTGACACAAAATGAACAATTAAGAGAGAAGCATTAGGAAAAATGGTCTCCAATTAGCTGTTAGGCTTGTTTGGCAGAGCCAAGTTTAAAGATGCAggcatccattctctctctctctctctctctctctctctctctctctctctctctctctctctctctctctctgtgtgtgtgtgtgtgtgtgcattctttTCTCATTTCTCTTAAATGCGACGTTGACAGGCGTGCATTACTGAGCCAATAtcaatatttattctttcttcattATTGTTGACATTTTCAGGTTCCATTATCCTCCCAccgaaagaatctctctctctctctctctctctctctctctctctctctctctctctctctctctctctctctctctatttatgcaTAGCGCACAGCGTAGCGTATCCGATTACCCCTGCATCCTTTTCATATATTCCATTCTCTTACGGAGAGTAGCTTTTAATAACGAAAAACCCGGAGTaatttctgctgctgctgctgctcgtaTTCGGGCGAATGATGGGAATTCATAACCGCACTTATTACTACCCTTTATTGCATTCCTTTTGTCGTCAATTCTCATTTCGGTAAGGCAACACGCACGTTCGGTATTTCTCATCTCCACCATCTATATATGCACGCTTATTGTTTTGCATTCCTTAGATCAAAGGGAATTTTCATAATGATTTCATAAAGATTGTGTAGTGTATAtgaattgaatgtatatatatatatatatatattatatatatattatatatatatatatatatatattcatatatatattatatatatatattatatatattatatagatagatagatatgtgtgtgcatacgtgtgtctcagagagagagagagagagagagagagagagagagagagagagagaatataacatCCTGGATTAGTTTTCTTTGactataaagaaattaaattaatttagagaggagagagagagagagcgaggagatagaggagagaagaggagagagaggagaagaattaATAACATCCTAGATTCGTTTTCTCTGACTATAAACaaataatttagagagagagagagagagagagagcttgcactTCTACCCACAGCATAAGCTATACATTGCTTTCAATTCGAAGAGTATAAGTGCGTGTGCGCGTTTGAGCATGGccatggtttgagagagagagaacgcgcgcgtgtgtgtgtgtgtgtgtacaaacccTAGACTTTATACACCGACACTTGATTCAAACCTCAAAAACTATTTGGACGGATTCAAAAACACTCCTGTAATAGATTTACAGCGAATGGAGATAGTATACATTCACTTTCCAACTATATAACGGCCAGTTCCCCCAAAGAGGAAATCCAGCAGGACACAGGGGGAAACAAATAAATGCTTGTGCCCCCAGAGAACAAAAAAAACGCAAAGCAACTAGCACCAATTAAACAGGAGCCCTATTAGTAGACAATgtagttttgttctttttttttctcaagtttttttgattgacaaattgcagcaatgttgtttttattgtacaAGGCACTCagtgagtcagtctctctctctctctctctctctctctctctctctctcttcgtatcaCTAAAGAGGAATATCAATGTTCGAGTTCTGAGACGGTTAAGGAAAAGGCGGCAAGGttattgtgtgagagagagagagagagagagagagagagagagagagagctaatataaTATCCCAGATTCGTTTTCTCTGTCTACAAACAATTAATTGAGAGTGagagacacacacatacagagcTAATATAATATCCCTGATTCTATTTCTCtgactaaaaacaaataataaattttccagTGAAATATTGTTCCCGAATTCGACATATTTAATCACGGTAATCAAATGGCAATTATGTAATTAAGTTCTCATCTGATGCAGACAGTATGAAAATGACCATTATTCTTCTAATGGCATAAGAGTGGCTGCAATTAATATAATGGTTATTTAATCATTGTGGAAAAAGGCTCATTTTCGTGGGAAAATTCAGCCTGCCTTTGgcttctagctgcaaccccattcgttatttttactgtacctcctttcatattctctttctcccatcccactttccttaaccctctcctaacaattgattcatagggcaattgcaaaaagtattattcctcctgttactcctttcaagcttttactgtcaacttccatttcagcgctgctGAACGAATTCACAGGTCGCAGTGTTTGGCCTCTGACCtacattttctacattcaatcCAATTACAAGGCTTTCAGTACCGAAACGAAGACAGAACGAATGCTaaactcccctcccccacccaccaccaccactcggaatcaccttcccccccccccaccatcggaatcaaccttccccccccccaccacatcggaatcaaccttcccccccccaccacatCGGAATCAACcttcccccccacaccccccccacaCGGAATCAACCTTCCCCCCCCACACACATCGGATcaaccttcccccccccacccccaccaccatcCGGAATCAACCTCCCCCCCACAAATCGAAATCAACTTCCCCCCCTTCCCACCACCACCACTGGAATCaaaccccctccaccaccccACACATCGGGaatcaacctcccccccccccaacccatcgGAATCAAAACTTCCCCCTCCCACCACCACCACTTGGAATCaaaccccctccccaccaccccaCACGAATCAACctcccctccaccaccaccactacatCGGAATCAACCTCCCCCACCATCACATCGGAattcccccccccaccaccacatcGGAAtccaaacccccccacccccgccccccccccccccccccccccccccccccccacccaccacatTGGAATCATAATTATCTCGACGTTTCCGTCACAGATAGAAAGGCATCAGTCAGCTCCGAGATGGTTAAGCCCAGTGAATGCATCGGGATCTGATGATGAGGCTGAGACGCAGAGATACGGCCATATAAGTGCAGAGGATTAGGGGGAGACTGATCGAGGTCATTATCGAATATATCAATCAGTCTCAAACAGGGCTGGAGCTGTGTGATCtgaggcggagagagagaaggggggggggggcagtcagGTGTCTTCGTGATTTAATGATGCAattatcattttcttgttttcGGTTTTGGCGACGTTGCGTAATCCTGCCCTTAAATGAATTCGTTTTACTCGGCAGATGAAATCCTGAATTCGATTTGGAGAGGTTTTAAACGTCAGCACATGAAACAAGAAGACTTCATTTGTGCCTGGACTGATGAATGAAATCGGGAACGCCAGATCATTGGTGCGTGAGGAAGTCTACCTTTGCAGTGGCTAATCACTCTGAGAACTTTTGAAATAGTTCCCAAACGTTACTATGTAACAGCTGCTCACTTTTACACAGTTctacatttttaatttaatttacgaTACGTATCTTTCATGGTCGTGACTGTAGTCACTGTACTGCatctaaataataaagaaaactactTTACAGTTCAGATATTAGTCCCTTGACGGCTTGAAGATCCTTGGCttcatgtaaacaaaaacaaatgagcTATTCAGAGAACATTCACCCAAACAGCAAAGTGAACCTCATGTCAAGGGGCGAGGGGTTTTAATGGTACACATTTTGACATCATTTTGAAGGTGAGCTATCAATCGTTAATTCTATGTATTCGATGTGCTTTGATAACGATGATTCTGTTGTTGCGAAGATGATTATCTGGACTATATTTTTGTTGACGAGAAAAGAAGCCTAGTAGGTTATGCCTGCAGataattgatttgcatttatatACCAAGCTTTCGAGATTGTTCAACGGTCATTACTAAGGGAAAAATGTGTAACATTTTGATATTCTCGTGGGACTTTCTGTTCAGTGTTTCAAAAGTGAGTGTCGAAGACTCGAGTGGAACCTTTTGCTCGAGAGAATCCGTTGATGGAACCTGTCATGCCTAACTTGTCATTCAGGAATTCGGAATACTACAACAGTGACGGAGTTCATTACAAATTAAATGGTAATGTAATGTAGTGTTGGTAATGGATTACCGTTCGATAGAAGTTATTACTGTCTTGGTGTAACTGGAACTTTTCAGTAGCATAATCTTTTTCCCTTACTGCCCTGTGTTCAGAATTCTTTGCCAAGGAGAAAACTTCCATTTTATTTGCACCAAAAATTAAATGAGCTTTCTCATTACTGGGAAAAATTGGCTTTATGATACCAGTTCCAAAAGAGCTCTCACCCAGTCTTAATCAGTTGAGAGAGTATCATAACCTAACCTAATTAACGAGGTAGTACAACTGCCCAAATGACGTGATGGCCAAGTACAAGGATTACCCAATCTGTCGAAATAGTCACATGGAGAGACTTTTGCAAAATTTCACATAGGTGATAGATAGGCTTGCTTTGACATTCATAACAGGTGCATCAACTATGACGTGTTTTACAGGGTACCCTTATATATCTAAACTGTCATAAAGGTGCCAATAGCAGACATTTTACTGGGGCTGTGTACCTCTAGCAACCTAGCACGAAGGTAACCCcgaccaaaaaaataattatatttataatctgTCACTATGTTGAACTGACAAAAAGGTACTCTGTAATTTACATGCCTGTCCCTGAGTAAACAAAACTTGTAATAGGAGCTGTAGTTATCTGCATTGCCCCAGACACTGGATTATTTACATATGCAATCTTCTACAAGTATATTGACACCCCACTTGGCACAGGAGTATTGTCATTAAATATGTAACTAAATTGTCTCTTGGGCTAGGAACCCAATAGAACAAAATTgtcaagttaggttaggttaggtcctGGATGTATGTTTTGACGGTGATCTCGTGCATGGTACTAGCTCAGCATTTCATAGCCTAGCCTATTTCATGAATTTAACCAATACACCTGCACAATTTTTCTCTAATTTGTATCATGTGATGGTGTATTTGAAACTAGATTGGTCACAGAATGTAAATGCTACAGTTCCTGGTCAGGCCATTGTTATATCAAAATGAAATTGTAACAAGTAAATTACTGGTTTTACATTTTTGTCGTGTGACAAAGGTGTTATTACAAAACGTTGTTGCAAATGAGGCTTGAAATGAATGACATTCATCAAAGTTGGTTTACTTTAATGGAACATAGCATTAGCATTTTATCTAATCAGACATGACCATTTAATGCATTTTATTTAGTCAGACATGACCATTTAATGCGTTTTATTTAGTCAGACATGGCCATTTAATGCATTTTATTTAACCAGACATGACCATTTAATGCATTTTATTTAATCAGACATGAcctttaatttgtattttatgtattCATGACCATTTAATGCATTTTATTTAATCAGACATGACCATTTAATGCATTTCATTTAGTCAGACATGACCATTTAATGCATTTCATTTAGTCAGACATGACCATTTAATGCATTCTATTTAGTCAGACATGACCATTTAAAAATTAATGTCTGTACTAACAAGGCATGAATATGATTCAGTAAAAAGTGGCTCTTACCGTGTTACTTTTTGGtgaatattttcttcttcaatttaTATACTAAATTTAACTTGGTAAGCTTCATTATTAAACATGTCCATTTTCTGCttaccaaagcaaagaaattctaGTGTGAATTATTTCAAACTGAAGGGTGATTtcatcattatttccttttccccAGCTTCAGGATGGATCCCATGTTTTTATGCGAGTCCTGTGGAGGCTACATGGGCGATGAGAACAGGCAACCAAGAGTTCTGTATTGTGGCCATTCCTTCTGTACATACTGCGTCACAGACTTCTTCGAAGGCGACACACTGCAATGCTTTAAATGTGGTTTTAAACACCATGATAAAAGCCCTAGTAGAATACCTGTGAATCACATCCTTCTGAAAATGATCAGATCCAAAGAAATGCCTAATGAGAGAGGAGCTGTGGGTCGAGTGAATATGCCCCAGGGTAATATACAAGAGACATATCAAAGTCACCCTAAACCGTGGAGTTCATACCCGGGACGGAAAAATACTCGCACGCAGAGGATCTTTGGAGAACCAGCGCGACATGCTGGAAAATGTGTCAAGCATAACCTGTACTGCACACTTTGGTGTAGTCAATGCAAGGAATGGATATGCCAAGACTGCAGATTAGTCACCCATCAGCCAATGTCATGCAAGGTCCTTACCTTCACTGAGGCACTCAAGGAGATTAAACTAGCAGAGAATTACAGCATCAAGAGGACGGTAGAGTTATTTCAAAGGTCACGTTGTGATTTATCGTGAGAAGCTCGGCTATCTAAGAGATATGAACGAAAAGCACAGGAGCTTGATCAAGGATCTGCAGACGCTCCTGGGAGAGCACAGAAAGTTAGAGAGGGTAGTTGAGAAACGTGAATTAACCATCCAGGAGAGTATTGCCACTGGATTTTCAATGCTTTTGATGTTGATGGATTCCCAAAGTCATCTTCTGGAGGCAAAGGGTCTAGGAGAGGTTTTACTCTCGCGTCAGAGTGCTCAGGGGTGCCAGAGTGCAATCTTGGGGTGGTACGAACCGAAGCTTTTGGATGATACGGAAGAGATTACCATTTCAGAAGGGGTAAGGCTGTGTGTTCTATGcattttaaaactgaaaagtGTTCAGAGGTGAATTGCAGTGTTGGGAGTTTTCCACATGACTACTTGATATTGTATTTCATACTTACAGTACCTGCACTGCATTATTGctgatttaaagaaaaatgtaacaatCTGTATTACACTATTTTGGATTTATACTAATTCCAGGTTTGGATTTGTTCCTGTCAAATTTGTATTAATGCTATTGTTTTGGACGGAAAGATTAACTTCCCCATAATGTCCAGAAAATGggatatttatgaaaaattcaatGTTTTCAGTTTCAGAAGGGAACTATGGCTGCAGTGACCGTCCTGAGACATTCTATGGGACTTTCATTCAATCAGAGAGTGTCAGACGAAGCCAGCGATTTCACCTCTTTCACAGGAAATGTAAGTATGGTATTAATATACAACCGATGTTCTCGACATACCAAGCAGGTGTTGAGTGGGGTGCCAATACTGCAAACTATAGATGCTGTACTTCAAACTTAGTTTTTAAGTGCTATGGCTTTCTAATTCCATAGGCaacttgaaatataaaaagaacagGACTATTGACCAAGCACACCTAACTTCCTAATGAAGGGTGAAGGAAATGATTCCACCAAGACATCAACATATTTCTAAAATAAGAAATCTACTTTTCAGGACCAAGAGGAGTTGGTGATGTGTGTCAAGCACATGATGGAGAGCCCTTATTGGAAGGCAATTCTTGAGAAGACGGCAAGTGATGACACATCTGATGGCAATTCAGTGCACCGTTTGGCACaaggaactcggaggattgacaCCAGGTTATATGATTTTGACGGTAGGATTTATTATAGCGCTCGGAGCAGGTTCAGCAGAAGCCGCAACGTGTACGTTGAAAAGTTAGTCGATATATCCACAGGAAGTACAGAAAGCTCTGATGTGTGGTATCACAAGTATAGGAAACCTGGAGTATTAGCAGAGAGTGGAAGAGTGTCTGCAGAACCGTTTAGCTCATCGCTATTAGATGAAATTGTCGATGATTGTTATTACCAGCTAAGAAGCGAGATCTCCAAATATGCATCAGGTGCTGGAGGGGAGTGTCTAGAAGGTCTGACTGGAAAATTTAAAGACCCTAAGCAACAGGGGGCTTTTCCCAAACATATGATACCCCTCACTCcaacaaaagaaaggaatgaactcCAATTGGGCCTCACAAGAACTGAAACTGAAAGAGATGCTATTAGGAATCCTAAAGAATCTTCCATAAAACCGTTAAAAGCAGAGGGAAGAGATATTTCCAAGAAAGAAACCGAGAGTAGGAGCATGCCAGCAACAGTAGGTTGTGCGATGGAGGGCAGAGACCTGTTTAGTTTGGCAACACATTCAGAGGGTACTAAGACTGACAATACAGCTTATACAACGTATCTGAGGCCCGTAACTGAAACCTTTAATACAAGAACCCGAACCACCAAGGCTGTAACGCTTTACCCAGAATGGGAAAGGGGTCCTGTTGCCAATGCAAGTACCGATGACCATTTCAAACCCCtcttatatttatacacaaaagATGGCCCCGTAAGCGGTAGTGTAGGAGCTGCAGTTTGGACAGAACAACAGGATCATTTCCGTGGGAATGAATCCTTTGGAAAGTCTGATAAAGGAGCTTGTGGAGAGGAACAGGACACACAAAATGACAAAGCAAGAAAGGATGAGGCAAGTGAGGACACTGCTACGTttctaaaaaaatgaattatgggAAGTTGTAACTGCAGCTGAAGATGGACAAGACGGACATGAAAAATGATCAGCTGGATATCAGAAAGAAGAAACTTGCAAAAATGGTGGAATGAAGGTTGCAATGCATCTGGTTagaaaaactgcaaaaataatgaaaaatggctAATCAAACTTTTAACAGGTAGCAAATTAATACAGTAGCAAGTATAAACTTTGTTAGACAAAATTCATGTGCTGTTATTATTAATGTTCGCAATAAGTCACGTTTTATGTTGCATACAGATAGCCTTAGCTGTTATCTGAGGATAGACTATGGACTATACAAAACTTGTACCTACCAATGGAATATTTTAGTAGCTTTATTTTTACATGCTGTGCTTTAACTGCATGCACTTGGTTGTCATTCACATGTATTTTAACAACAGTGCACTACcaatagtattttatttataccaTGATAATTGTTGCATGGAAAACTGACGTTTTGATGGTGAGAATCCACTTGGCTCCAATATCAAAAAGAGCACTAGGTCTCTAAAGACATGATGGCCTTCCATCACATAAATAATACAACAGAGTTAGTGTAATCCagaaatattgtttttgtttcgtATTAACCTGTTATTTGTTCGGTAACAGAACAGGAGAGTTGTCACGCAGATCAAGAAGACAGCCCAGCAGGGACATATCCTGAACTAACCTATCATTTAACCTAAGCATAACCTCGGGTTTCTTACCCTAAGATGAACTGAAAACCTCATTTCATTGGCTGCCTGCGTCTTTTACGTGATAATTACCAGATGCCACCATCTTCCAGTATTTTGTCTAGAAAATAATTACTAGACGTCACCATCTTCCAGTATTTTGTCGAAAATAATTACTAGATGTCACCATCTGCAATATTTTGTCTACAAAATAATTACCAGATGTCACCATCTTCCAGTGTTTTCCTTCACTGACTAACATTTTCCCTCCCTAACGCTTCACATCAGTAATCACCGACATTGGTAACATATAAATCTTATTTACGAGATGAAATTCGTTAACAAAACTTTGTTTGTCCAAAAggaatcctttgttaaaactGACGTTTTTGACACTGTCACAACCTAAGAAAACATAAATGACTTCATGCTGGTATTCATCTAAGGTTAGCTTTTCAGTTTTCAAACCTCGATACTTTTACTACAATTTATCTTAAATACCAGATTGTTATTCAGCGCTCTGTTTTGGTTATTGAAAAGTTAGCCTGAAGATTGTTCACCTCCTATCATCCTTGGATAACTATCTCCGTAGGGGagtagcgccatcagtgcacctcatgtgatgcactgtatgtattacttaaggttctttgcatatTCCCTTCGATTCCTTTCCAAACTGATTTCGAGGACGATCCATAGACGGTTAAAGGTCCTCTCCTGTGCACATATTGGTCCACTGGCTACGAGTCTCTCCACACTTAGAGTTAGTCAACTTGAGgagaacaaggtgtgatccgacctccagcttactcggagcgctTGCTTAAAAACTGCCgtcaaatagaacgttgtttcagcaa from Macrobrachium nipponense isolate FS-2020 chromosome 23, ASM1510439v2, whole genome shotgun sequence includes these protein-coding regions:
- the LOC135196384 gene encoding uncharacterized protein LOC135196384, with amino-acid sequence MASPNNTTISSAVRELANVSAEDEPDVTETLNRIMEDPTWENVLEEAAVEGSFEGSPSSFLASGHTQQTLGNSIVPVENSVHVENLIDLFTGEVTGEEEKNRICVATVSKQESLEQCFTSLVKNVGVDEQRVEKPKLPQEDIKREVTFPLYPWRRVPKRPDFTKGGVGNPDCFLGIPSSPQDVGVHEVPTSPQTNGLHEVPRCPRANESPHKRKDREEHLSVIGINKQVIKRERLGESSWSCKPIESNTNPPVKSEAAVINSASLYPNLQESFSEGTSSRGSSHEHLFYYALGGFESSTESSRGEKRERS
- the LOC135199982 gene encoding uncharacterized protein LOC135199982; protein product: MNEKHRSLIKDLQTLLGEHRKLERVVEKRELTIQESIATGFSMLLMLMDSQSHLLEAKGLGEVLLSRQSAQGCQSAILGWYEPKLLDDTEEITISEGFQKGTMAAVTVLRHSMGLSFNQRVSDEASDFTSFTGNDQEELVMCVKHMMESPYWKAILEKTASDDTSDGNSVHRLAQGTRRIDTRLYDFDGRIYYSARSRFSRSRNVYVEKLVDISTGSTESSDVWYHKYRKPGVLAESGRVSAEPFSSSLLDEIVDDCYYQLRSEISKYASGAGGECLEGLTGKFKDPKQQGAFPKHMIPLTPTKERNELQLGLTRTETERDAIRNPKESSIKPLKAEGRDISKKETESRSMPATVGCAMEGRDLFSLATHSEGTKTDNTAYTTYLRPVTETFNTRTRTTKAVTLYPEWERGPVANASTDDHFKPLLYLYTKDGPVSGSVGAAVWTEQQDHFRGNESFGKSDKGACGEEQDTQNDKARKDEASEDTATFLKK